TTCATTTTGAAAGCGCGTCCAGAAAATCATCACTTTCTGAACACTGCCCTCTTTACGAGAAAAGATTAAGATATTTATAGTTTTCGTGTCCAATAACCCATCACAAAATCTATGTTCAGTATCCATCTCTATTTTAAATTATGGTACAATAAGGGTGAGGTGGGAAAATGATAGTTGGATATGCAAGAGTTTCAACTGGTTTGCAAAATTTAGATTTACAAGAATATAGTTTAAAGAACATGGGTTGCGAAAAGGTATTTGTAGATAAAATCAGTGGAGTGAAAAAAAAGCGAGAGGGTTTACAAGCTGCTTTAGAATTTGTTCGATCAGGCGATACATTGGTCGTTTGGAGGCTTGACCGGTTAGGACGTAATATGCAAGAACTCATTCAAATTGTTAATGATTTAAATGAAAGAGGAATTAGTTTCTTTAGTCTGCAAGAGAACATTACGATGGATAAAAAAAATTCTACTGGTCAATTCATGTTTCATTTATTTGCAGCCTTTGCCGAATTTGAGCGCAATCTGATTCTTGAA
This window of the Priestia filamentosa genome carries:
- a CDS encoding recombinase family protein — protein: MIVGYARVSTGLQNLDLQEYSLKNMGCEKVFVDKISGVKKKREGLQAALEFVRSGDTLVVWRLDRLGRNMQELIQIVNDLNERGISFFSLQENITMDKKNSTGQFMFHLFAAFAEFERNLILERSAAGREAARARGRLGGRPERFTQKDLDMLQMLVSNGTPIKDIAAMWNVSRTTIYRYMNKIHKLNKE